A stretch of Geomonas oryzisoli DNA encodes these proteins:
- the mobF gene encoding MobF family relaxase, with the protein MAAGQAAGYFSKEDYYLRGIEEGSSHWYGRGARALGLHGPVTEEDFRALCRGEAPKGNRIVAPKLTRDPESCLPIEIHRAGNDCTFSAPKSVSIAFAAGVDLVRDAHDAAVFSVLSHMEEHYSHYRSPEGIRSGGMVAAKFDHATSRNVDPQLHSHVFVVNAVHTGDGRWMANEPRAIFQDQKSLGLLYRQALARELSERGFDVEVRDRAQMFIELKGIAPDLAEHFSSRRQAIEEQVEIWRAEGRFTEVPHARLYEMAAMESRDPKRSITKEEVTRIFARGFEACGTSPERVRLELEKGRSLKPAFEAEAPSRVIERAVRELTEREAVLDRARVLDEAVRISGGAHTIPELNQALDGGTPEVLCLGRDARGREYYTTMEMRDLERRNLERISELEPRAAFVAAPEVERFLGRLAAEGVEPTRGQKREIVNELTGSRGVALTMGDPGTGKTSTLGLIERFNEEKLRPEGRTHLSINLSYTGKAARELSLATGRPACTIHSFEKENPASKFALQRQNGEPPMVVVRGEKILMPVGPQQQVVIRVDEAGFLGARQTERLLDVVRELGKSGVQVKLHLLGDAKQMPGIQAGNLLGPLQRLGARGEIDCARLTDILRQRDPGLLEIARGLNRMDRPLAENAQRALRTLQGRREVVEIADQAQLRNAVVRHYLEESKKPSRHPRRVESGEPQRVLLLTSTNTARRELNSEIRRERISTGEIAEGNPYAVLVPVRQGVTVEGYRVGDTVLFCGETRPNGHVERWGTRLNTEAKVTGINRERNLVQVTYSFDTKKHDGRELSRTVTREFSAADMAGKTALYREEERHLSAGDRIVLLKNDSRLDVQNGTLGTIREIDLAGGALLDLEGREVRIDLKRYRHLDHAYALTIYKSQGATVEHSILYAPCRSEEAKTRPAEELQAAPEEQYGRTTYNALNVAVTRAQYGTRIFTNSMEGLARSVETVEEKSTTLQGRFAGNERRLGEKIGKQEPTVQVPAARPGTPLPVPSPAKEIAAVQKVAGRELELTLPRGFGSKLER; encoded by the coding sequence ATGGCCGCAGGGCAAGCTGCCGGGTACTTCTCCAAGGAGGATTATTACCTGCGCGGCATCGAAGAGGGGAGCAGCCACTGGTACGGCCGTGGTGCAAGGGCGCTGGGGCTCCACGGCCCGGTCACCGAGGAGGATTTCCGCGCGCTGTGCCGGGGGGAGGCCCCCAAGGGAAACCGGATCGTCGCTCCGAAGCTGACGCGGGACCCGGAGAGTTGTTTACCCATCGAGATACACCGGGCCGGGAACGACTGCACCTTCTCCGCCCCCAAGTCGGTCTCGATCGCGTTTGCGGCAGGTGTTGACCTGGTCAGGGATGCGCACGACGCGGCGGTATTCTCGGTCCTCTCGCACATGGAGGAGCATTACTCACATTACCGGAGCCCCGAGGGTATCAGGAGCGGCGGCATGGTGGCGGCCAAGTTCGACCACGCCACCTCTCGAAACGTGGACCCGCAGCTGCACTCCCACGTCTTCGTGGTGAACGCGGTGCACACCGGGGACGGGAGATGGATGGCGAACGAACCGAGGGCCATCTTCCAGGATCAGAAGTCCTTGGGGCTCTTGTACCGGCAGGCGCTCGCCCGCGAACTTTCCGAGCGCGGTTTCGATGTGGAGGTGCGGGACCGCGCGCAGATGTTCATCGAGTTGAAGGGTATCGCCCCAGACCTCGCCGAGCACTTTTCCTCCCGCCGGCAAGCGATAGAGGAACAGGTGGAGATCTGGAGGGCCGAGGGGAGATTCACCGAGGTGCCCCACGCCCGGCTCTACGAGATGGCGGCGATGGAAAGCCGGGACCCCAAGCGCAGCATAACCAAGGAGGAAGTGACCCGGATCTTCGCCCGGGGTTTCGAGGCCTGCGGCACGTCGCCGGAGCGGGTGCGCCTGGAACTGGAGAAGGGGCGAAGCCTCAAGCCGGCTTTTGAGGCCGAGGCACCCTCGCGGGTGATCGAGCGGGCGGTCCGGGAACTCACCGAGCGCGAGGCTGTCTTGGACCGGGCCAGGGTGCTGGACGAGGCGGTGCGGATCTCCGGGGGAGCCCACACTATTCCGGAGCTGAACCAGGCCCTGGACGGGGGGACGCCCGAAGTGCTTTGCCTCGGGCGGGATGCCAGGGGGCGCGAGTACTACACGACGATGGAGATGCGCGACCTGGAGCGACGCAACCTGGAGCGGATCTCCGAGCTTGAGCCGCGTGCGGCCTTCGTTGCCGCGCCGGAGGTAGAGCGCTTCCTCGGCCGGCTCGCGGCAGAGGGGGTAGAGCCCACGCGCGGCCAGAAAAGGGAGATCGTGAACGAGCTGACCGGGAGCCGTGGCGTCGCTCTCACCATGGGGGATCCGGGGACCGGGAAGACCTCGACGCTCGGGCTGATCGAGCGCTTCAACGAGGAGAAGCTGCGCCCCGAGGGGCGCACGCACCTCTCCATCAACCTCTCCTATACCGGGAAGGCGGCGCGGGAGCTTTCACTCGCCACCGGCAGACCCGCCTGCACCATCCACAGCTTCGAAAAGGAGAATCCGGCTTCCAAATTTGCCCTACAGAGGCAAAACGGGGAGCCGCCCATGGTAGTGGTAAGGGGTGAAAAAATTCTCATGCCCGTGGGGCCACAGCAGCAGGTGGTGATCCGGGTGGACGAGGCGGGGTTTCTCGGGGCGAGGCAGACCGAGCGCCTGCTCGACGTGGTCCGGGAGTTGGGGAAGAGCGGTGTACAGGTAAAACTGCACCTCCTGGGCGACGCGAAGCAGATGCCGGGGATCCAGGCGGGGAACCTGCTTGGCCCCCTGCAGAGGCTCGGCGCCAGGGGGGAGATCGACTGCGCGCGCCTGACCGACATCCTGCGGCAGAGGGACCCGGGGCTCCTCGAGATCGCGCGCGGGTTGAACCGGATGGACCGGCCGCTGGCCGAGAACGCACAGAGGGCACTGCGCACCCTTCAAGGGCGCCGGGAGGTGGTGGAGATCGCCGACCAGGCCCAGCTCAGGAACGCGGTGGTCAGGCACTACCTGGAGGAGAGTAAAAAGCCTTCCAGGCACCCCCGGCGGGTGGAGTCGGGTGAACCGCAGCGGGTGCTCCTTTTGACCAGCACCAACACGGCGCGCAGGGAGCTGAACAGCGAGATCAGGAGGGAGCGGATCAGCACCGGCGAGATCGCCGAGGGGAACCCCTATGCCGTGCTGGTTCCGGTGCGCCAGGGGGTCACGGTGGAAGGTTACCGGGTCGGGGATACGGTCCTCTTCTGCGGGGAGACGCGACCGAACGGACACGTGGAGCGCTGGGGGACGCGCCTCAACACGGAGGCGAAGGTCACGGGGATAAACCGGGAACGGAACCTCGTGCAGGTGACGTACTCCTTCGATACCAAGAAGCACGACGGACGCGAGCTCTCCCGCACCGTGACCAGGGAATTCTCCGCCGCCGACATGGCGGGGAAGACGGCCCTCTATCGCGAAGAGGAGCGGCACCTCTCAGCCGGGGACAGGATCGTGCTCTTGAAGAACGACTCCAGGCTCGACGTGCAAAACGGCACCCTGGGCACCATCCGCGAGATCGACCTTGCAGGGGGCGCGCTGCTCGATCTTGAAGGGCGGGAGGTGCGCATCGACCTCAAGCGCTACCGGCACCTGGACCATGCCTACGCGCTCACCATCTACAAGAGCCAGGGCGCCACGGTGGAGCACTCCATCCTGTACGCACCGTGCCGCAGCGAGGAGGCGAAAACGCGGCCGGCGGAGGAGCTGCAGGCGGCACCGGAAGAGCAGTACGGGAGAACGACCTACAACGCCCTGAACGTCGCCGTGACGCGGGCGCAGTATGGCACCCGCATCTTCACCAACTCGATGGAGGGCCTCGCGCGTTCGGTGGAAACGGTGGAGGAAAAGAGCACGACGCTGCAGGGGAGATTTGCCGGGAACGAGCGGCGGCTCGGGGAGAAGATCGGCAAGCAGGAGCCTACCGTGCAGGTTCCCGCTGCGAGGCCAGGAACTCCGCTTCCGGTGCCGTCTCCGGCGAAGGAAATCGCAGCGGTCCAGAAGGTGGCGGGAAGGGAGCTCGAGCTTACCCTGCCGAGAGGGTTCGGCTCGAAGCTGGAGAGGTGA
- a CDS encoding 4-fold beta flower protein has translation MYTKNGRPLQVHGNYVFSRSGRPVGQIRGNKVFGPDGRYVGSIDGGRLVYRSTESAEISSSFSVAPIAGSASANMAGSAIWGDEPNILD, from the coding sequence ATGTACACAAAAAATGGACGGCCTCTACAAGTTCATGGGAACTATGTGTTCAGCCGCTCAGGTAGACCCGTCGGCCAAATTCGCGGGAATAAAGTCTTTGGTCCAGATGGTCGGTATGTTGGCAGTATTGATGGTGGTCGCTTGGTGTATCGATCGACAGAGAGCGCAGAAATCTCCTCATCATTTTCTGTTGCGCCCATAGCAGGCAGCGCATCTGCTAACATGGCAGGATCTGCTATCTGGGGCGATGAGCCAAATATTCTAGATTAA
- the istA gene encoding IS21 family transposase produces the protein MQDALQQTVMLEGTMVDRNKYGAIRELARLGTAKKEIARQLEVTVKTVRRALKKPQWEPYQRPKPTDTVLSQFDEWATSRAEEVNFNAAILFRELKEKGYTGGYEMVKLLVRPLREEFQQRVDAVMRFETGPGKQGQVDWGSAQVWLGDQRVRIHFFAMVLGYSRRLFARAYLDERLPTLLAAHQEAFAWFGGRPSELLYDNPKTIVTDHTASVLTLNTKFADFAGHFGFDPRLCRPHRPQTKGKIESGVKYIKGNFLPGRRFIDLDHLNRELEKWIVEVADVRIHGTTGCRPAERFSEEKLIDVNSVPPYRLETALTRKVARDCMITFGANRYSVPWRFAGQTVQIELWGDEIRILQGEEVIATHQKLVGTGKQRINPAHFQGLFTDRLEKKKEEPPRFDPWWKDEEVMIRDLDIYDHVANM, from the coding sequence GTGCAAGATGCCCTTCAGCAGACTGTCATGCTGGAGGGGACCATGGTCGACAGAAACAAGTACGGAGCGATCCGAGAGCTTGCCCGGCTTGGAACCGCTAAGAAGGAGATCGCCAGGCAGTTGGAGGTGACCGTCAAAACGGTACGTCGTGCCCTCAAGAAGCCGCAGTGGGAGCCGTACCAGCGACCGAAGCCAACAGACACTGTGCTTTCGCAATTCGATGAATGGGCCACCTCCCGTGCTGAGGAGGTTAATTTCAACGCTGCCATCTTGTTCCGCGAACTCAAGGAGAAGGGCTACACCGGCGGATACGAGATGGTAAAGCTGTTGGTGCGCCCCCTGCGCGAGGAGTTCCAGCAGCGAGTGGATGCCGTAATGCGGTTTGAGACCGGTCCCGGAAAGCAGGGGCAGGTGGATTGGGGCAGCGCCCAAGTCTGGCTCGGCGACCAAAGAGTCCGCATCCACTTCTTTGCCATGGTCCTCGGCTACTCTCGCAGGCTCTTCGCTCGCGCATACCTTGATGAGCGCCTGCCGACTCTTCTGGCAGCCCACCAGGAGGCTTTCGCATGGTTTGGTGGCCGCCCTTCAGAACTGCTCTATGACAATCCAAAGACCATCGTTACCGACCATACGGCCAGCGTACTCACCCTCAACACAAAGTTCGCCGACTTTGCCGGCCACTTCGGTTTCGATCCACGGCTTTGTCGGCCTCACCGCCCCCAGACCAAGGGGAAAATCGAGTCGGGCGTGAAGTACATCAAGGGAAACTTCCTGCCCGGGCGCCGTTTCATCGACCTCGACCACCTGAACCGGGAACTGGAAAAGTGGATTGTCGAAGTCGCCGATGTCCGCATCCATGGGACCACCGGATGCCGTCCCGCCGAGAGATTCTCGGAGGAGAAGCTCATCGACGTCAATTCTGTGCCGCCTTACCGACTGGAGACGGCCCTCACGCGCAAGGTGGCCAGAGACTGCATGATAACCTTCGGCGCCAACCGTTATTCAGTGCCGTGGCGGTTCGCTGGGCAAACGGTTCAGATTGAGCTGTGGGGTGACGAGATCCGAATCCTGCAGGGCGAGGAGGTCATCGCCACGCATCAAAAGCTCGTCGGGACCGGCAAACAGCGCATCAATCCGGCTCACTTCCAGGGACTCTTCACCGACCGGCTGGAAAAGAAAAAAGAAGAGCCGCCGCGCTTCGATCCGTGGTGGAAGGATGAGGAGGTCATGATCCGCGACCTCGACATCTACGACCACGTAGCGAACATGTGA
- the istB gene encoding IS21-like element helper ATPase IstB produces MTDLAASLRHLKLSRLADHLDSWLQDAAKGEWGYHEFLQRLVEEEVAAKKDKRTEMGTRMARLPFIKTLDSFDYTYQPSLDPKRIKELSACRWVENGENVIFLGPPGVGKTHLSVGLGVEAIRRGYRTLFITAQGLITALARAHAENRLDDKLKFYCQPKLLIVDEIGYIPIDRLGANLFFQLISRRYEKGAMIMTSNQPFSNWGEVFGDQVIASAILDRVLHHAISVSIKGESYRLKEKLKAGLLAKHIEQS; encoded by the coding sequence ATCACCGACCTCGCTGCATCGCTTCGCCACTTGAAACTCTCCCGCCTCGCCGACCACCTGGATAGCTGGCTCCAGGATGCCGCCAAGGGCGAGTGGGGCTATCACGAATTTCTCCAGCGCCTGGTCGAAGAAGAGGTGGCCGCGAAGAAGGACAAGCGCACCGAGATGGGGACCCGCATGGCACGGCTCCCCTTCATCAAGACGCTCGACTCATTCGACTACACTTATCAGCCGTCGCTCGATCCTAAGCGGATCAAGGAGCTCTCAGCCTGCCGCTGGGTCGAAAACGGCGAAAATGTAATCTTCCTTGGCCCTCCTGGCGTCGGCAAGACCCACCTCTCGGTCGGCCTTGGAGTCGAGGCGATCCGCCGTGGCTACCGGACCCTCTTCATCACCGCCCAGGGGCTGATTACCGCACTTGCACGGGCGCACGCGGAGAACCGGCTGGATGACAAGCTCAAGTTTTACTGCCAGCCTAAACTTTTGATCGTCGACGAGATAGGCTACATCCCCATTGACCGGTTGGGCGCAAATCTTTTCTTCCAGCTCATCTCGCGCCGGTACGAGAAAGGGGCGATGATCATGACCTCTAACCAGCCCTTTTCAAACTGGGGCGAGGTCTTCGGCGACCAGGTCATCGCCAGCGCCATTCTGGACCGGGTGCTGCACCACGCGATCTCTGTCAGCATCAAGGGCGAAAGCTACCGCCTCAAGGAGAAGCTCAAGGCCGGACTGCTGGCTAAACACATCGAGCAGTCATAA
- a CDS encoding tyrosine-type recombinase/integrase translates to MLNVDPQLHSHVFALNVVHAQDGSWKANEPKDSGSRSRTGPRSTSSLTGLIRSWSEFVIFYQGIQKFNKNIRDCFLSYLYHGLRSQEAATLRWEYVNLDRLTLTIPGTKNRRPLYTPLCRQSLEILERRLAQREEGCPWAFPAVKTVRYSTNKTGHVRLMAAALRLYTGLDITVHGLRRAFITMARRLKIFEDADRLTNHVDSTIAGRRYDATDVEDLRRPLQTIANELERQMFEGGCQR, encoded by the coding sequence ATGCTTAACGTCGACCCGCAGCTGCACTCCCACGTTTTCGCGCTGAACGTGGTCCATGCCCAGGATGGAAGCTGGAAGGCCAACGAGCCGAAGGATTCAGGCTCGAGGTCCAGAACCGGCCCGAGATCTACTTCGAGCTTAACGGGGTTGATCCGCAGCTGGTCGGAGTTCGTCATTTTCTACCAGGGGATCCAGAAGTTCAACAAGAACATCCGGGACTGCTTCCTGTCCTACCTTTACCACGGCCTGAGGAGCCAGGAGGCGGCTACCCTGCGTTGGGAGTACGTCAACCTGGACCGGCTGACCCTGACCATCCCCGGCACCAAGAACCGCAGGCCGCTCTATACCCCGCTCTGCCGTCAATCGCTCGAGATTTTGGAAAGAAGGCTGGCTCAAAGGGAGGAGGGGTGCCCCTGGGCGTTCCCGGCGGTAAAGACCGTCCGCTACAGCACCAACAAGACTGGGCATGTTAGGCTGATGGCTGCGGCGCTCAGGCTCTACACCGGGCTGGACATCACCGTGCACGGACTGCGCAGGGCGTTTATAACGATGGCGCGCAGACTGAAGATCTTCGAGGATGCTGACCGGCTCACCAACCATGTGGACAGCACGATTGCCGGGCGGCGCTACGATGCAACGGACGTTGAGGATCTGCGCAGGCCCTTGCAAACCATTGCCAACGAACTGGAACGGCAGATGTTTGAGGGAGGGTGTCAACGGTAA
- a CDS encoding tyrosine-type recombinase/integrase — protein sequence MPKIKFTKSTLEKLAAPPGERVDYFDTETRGLGLRVGNSSKTFFVKVDIRDAASKTGYRSVRKTLGRFGEITLEQARKEIQGYDDRDKGFVPGLRLEIKRGQTKMHGSDVTLAQMLEAYFLEKKTAEGNSYKPSTVRGYTNIVTRHFETWLSLPLAEIGKLTPEVVIDRYRQAEIGHGPYGARNAFVMLAAIINYARVKYPGIVATNPLAVLRFGKHMKKIQARTERLEGKEFQVFYQGIQKFNETTRDCYLFCLYHGLRSQEAAALRWENVTLDRLTLTIPDTKNRRPLYAPLCRQSLEILERRLAQREEGCPWVFPAVKTVRYSTNKTGHVRLMAAALRLYTGLDITVHGLRRTFITTARRLKIFEDADRLTNHVDSSISGRHYDATDVEDLRQPLQTITNELERLMTEGGKAKVLHLH from the coding sequence ATGCCAAAGATCAAGTTTACCAAGTCGACGCTGGAAAAGCTGGCAGCCCCTCCCGGGGAGCGGGTGGATTACTTCGACACCGAGACACGCGGCTTGGGGTTGAGGGTGGGCAACTCGTCCAAGACCTTCTTCGTGAAGGTCGACATCCGCGATGCAGCCTCTAAGACCGGATACCGCAGCGTGCGCAAGACGCTGGGGCGGTTCGGGGAGATCACACTGGAACAGGCGCGCAAGGAGATCCAGGGATACGACGACCGTGACAAGGGGTTCGTCCCCGGACTGCGCCTCGAGATCAAGCGGGGGCAGACCAAGATGCACGGGTCGGATGTCACCCTGGCGCAGATGCTGGAGGCATACTTTCTGGAGAAGAAGACTGCGGAAGGGAACAGCTACAAACCATCAACTGTCAGGGGGTACACCAACATCGTCACCCGCCATTTCGAAACCTGGCTCTCCCTCCCCCTCGCCGAGATCGGCAAACTCACACCGGAGGTGGTCATTGACCGTTACCGGCAAGCGGAAATCGGCCACGGCCCCTACGGCGCCAGAAACGCATTCGTCATGCTTGCGGCGATCATCAATTATGCTCGGGTGAAATACCCGGGTATCGTCGCCACCAATCCGCTGGCCGTGCTGCGTTTCGGCAAGCACATGAAGAAGATCCAGGCGAGGACCGAGCGGCTGGAGGGGAAGGAATTCCAGGTCTTCTACCAGGGGATCCAGAAGTTCAACGAGACCACCAGGGACTGCTACCTGTTCTGCCTCTACCATGGCCTGAGGAGCCAGGAGGCGGCGGCCCTGCGCTGGGAGAACGTCACCCTGGACCGGCTGACGCTGACCATCCCGGATACCAAGAACCGCAGGCCGCTCTATGCACCGCTCTGCCGTCAGTCGCTCGAGATCCTGGAACGGAGGCTGGCTCAAAGGGAGGAGGGGTGCCCCTGGGTATTCCCGGCGGTAAAGACGGTCCGCTACAGCACCAACAAGACTGGACACGTCAGGCTCATGGCTGCGGCGCTCAGGCTCTACACCGGCCTAGACATCACCGTACATGGTCTGCGCCGGACTTTTATAACGACGGCTAGGCGGCTGAAGATCTTTGAGGATGCGGACAGGCTTACCAACCACGTTGACAGCTCGATTTCCGGCCGGCACTACGATGCGACGGACGTTGAGGATCTGCGTCAACCGCTACAGACAATAACCAACGAACTGGAACGATTGATGACAGAGGGAGGGAAAGCAAAAGTTTTACACCTTCATTAA
- a CDS encoding GPMC system transcriptional regulator has translation MAVTDLQLKTLGDRIASFGKENLDEMLHLVGEGARLVSDQERVRIYLEDLTRGALSCAFACGSFAAEIREATFPIISAEAGVSNTFVTQMPSQFLLPAESGLPLDQDFSRRFQIDGTTMLPITSEGKSIGVACVDGELLSRDRIELLVPFLARAGERVDHARKYHQQLLLARRVEVYKRREAAGFMVRSAVNLIDGLTLASVLVPARGGMEVLASHAEDPDLKSRYDNVGSIDLKHGTSLVSRYVNEAGVVTDDQLLKPLFIADLQDQTIQRRALTEEMGLRTLYMVPRIEPGTRRLICLINYFTRQLASFSEFEEGLLQTHAEMVERVINEVGGEHLEIKVLSEISDLLQERNEGLHPFLTKVLSKATELIGADTGSIAIVQEREGEKYLVVENEEGTIVGAKNKEWLKKKIPPFKIGGSDLPPVERSLTGYVAWTKEPKIIGQVADTSQHEGFHRPMNELIRSEMAVPVISDDEVIAVICLNSLQEGYFTEEHKRILQIIDRLTSRHISDIQRIERLQSEVNKLQSDIAYKDPKVSSYRLGNIIGNSRKAQEIVAFINTVSQPLSNRIALWSRHVLQEATIGLPSILVLGPTGAGKEFFFNNLYNKLNELYRQQINPDGELPVKKTNIAAYSGDLTYSELFGHIKGAFTGAYSDRKGILEEASGGIVFLDEIGDADPKTQVQLLRFLDNGGFVRLGENRERISRVLLVAATNKDLRKEIALGNFREDLYHRLTELSVVVPSLNERREDIPDLSTHFLGKLYRTYRSTEEASRNDEPSLSKDAKEALVGHNYKGNIRELRSILLRALFFRTGKMVTGEDIRKAIRDGSREQVVPAFELLAEEVASDILSDIEAGKDFWEAVYEPYSQSRISKDVVRLVVERSRSVAGKSMPEVARHLKAVTGSPQEDEEERKRFFRFKNFLYKTVKI, from the coding sequence ATGGCCGTTACCGATCTGCAACTTAAGACGCTAGGCGACCGAATCGCCTCCTTCGGCAAGGAAAACCTGGACGAGATGCTGCACCTGGTCGGCGAAGGTGCGCGGTTGGTCTCGGACCAGGAGCGCGTCCGCATCTACCTGGAAGACCTGACGCGTGGCGCGCTGTCCTGTGCCTTTGCCTGCGGCAGCTTCGCTGCCGAGATCCGCGAGGCCACCTTCCCCATCATCTCCGCCGAAGCCGGCGTTTCCAACACCTTCGTGACGCAGATGCCGTCCCAGTTCCTGCTCCCAGCCGAGAGCGGGCTTCCCCTGGACCAAGACTTCTCCCGCCGCTTCCAGATCGACGGCACCACCATGCTCCCCATCACCAGCGAGGGGAAATCGATCGGCGTGGCCTGCGTGGACGGCGAACTCCTTTCCCGCGACCGCATCGAGCTCCTGGTCCCGTTCCTGGCGAGGGCCGGCGAAAGGGTGGACCATGCCCGCAAGTACCACCAGCAACTGCTGCTGGCGCGCCGGGTCGAGGTGTACAAGAGAAGGGAGGCGGCGGGCTTCATGGTGCGCTCCGCGGTGAACCTGATCGACGGGCTCACCCTCGCCTCGGTGCTGGTACCGGCGCGCGGCGGCATGGAAGTGCTGGCGAGCCACGCCGAAGACCCGGATCTCAAATCCCGCTACGACAACGTCGGCAGCATCGACCTGAAACACGGCACGTCACTGGTCTCACGTTACGTCAACGAGGCCGGCGTAGTGACCGACGACCAGCTCCTGAAGCCGCTCTTCATCGCCGACCTCCAGGACCAGACCATCCAGCGCCGTGCGCTCACCGAAGAGATGGGACTGAGGACCTTGTACATGGTGCCGCGCATCGAGCCCGGCACGCGGCGCCTCATCTGCCTGATCAACTACTTCACGCGCCAGCTCGCCAGTTTTTCCGAGTTCGAGGAAGGTCTGCTACAGACCCACGCGGAGATGGTGGAGCGGGTCATCAACGAGGTCGGTGGCGAGCACCTCGAGATCAAGGTCCTCTCCGAGATCTCCGACCTGCTGCAGGAGCGTAACGAGGGGCTGCACCCGTTCCTCACCAAGGTTCTTTCCAAGGCGACCGAGCTGATCGGCGCCGACACCGGCAGCATCGCCATCGTGCAGGAGCGCGAGGGAGAGAAGTACCTGGTCGTCGAGAACGAGGAAGGAACCATCGTCGGCGCCAAGAACAAGGAATGGCTGAAAAAGAAGATCCCTCCCTTCAAGATCGGCGGAAGCGATCTCCCCCCGGTGGAGCGCAGCCTCACCGGCTACGTCGCCTGGACCAAGGAGCCCAAGATCATCGGGCAGGTCGCCGATACCTCGCAGCACGAAGGCTTCCACCGCCCCATGAACGAGTTGATCAGGAGCGAGATGGCCGTACCGGTGATCAGCGATGACGAGGTGATCGCCGTCATCTGCCTCAATTCGCTGCAGGAGGGGTATTTCACCGAAGAGCACAAGCGCATCCTGCAGATCATCGACCGCCTCACCTCCCGGCACATCTCCGACATCCAGCGCATCGAGCGGCTGCAGTCCGAGGTGAACAAGCTGCAAAGCGACATCGCCTACAAGGACCCCAAAGTCTCCTCGTATCGCCTGGGCAACATCATCGGCAACAGCCGCAAGGCCCAGGAGATCGTCGCCTTCATCAACACCGTCTCGCAGCCCCTTTCCAACCGGATCGCCCTTTGGAGCCGGCACGTGCTGCAGGAGGCCACCATCGGCCTCCCCTCCATCCTGGTGCTCGGCCCCACCGGCGCAGGGAAGGAGTTCTTCTTCAACAACCTGTACAACAAGCTGAACGAGCTGTACCGGCAGCAGATCAACCCGGACGGCGAGCTGCCGGTCAAGAAGACGAACATCGCCGCCTACAGCGGGGACCTCACCTATTCCGAGCTCTTCGGGCACATCAAGGGCGCCTTCACCGGCGCCTACAGCGACAGGAAAGGGATCCTGGAGGAAGCATCCGGCGGCATCGTCTTCCTCGACGAAATCGGCGACGCCGACCCCAAGACCCAGGTGCAGCTGCTGCGCTTCCTGGACAACGGCGGCTTCGTCCGTCTGGGCGAGAACCGGGAACGGATCAGCCGCGTCCTGCTGGTGGCAGCCACCAACAAGGACCTGAGAAAGGAGATCGCCCTCGGCAATTTCCGAGAAGACCTGTACCACCGTCTCACCGAGCTCTCCGTCGTGGTGCCGTCCCTGAACGAGCGGCGTGAGGACATCCCCGACCTCTCCACCCACTTCCTGGGCAAGCTCTACCGGACCTACAGAAGCACCGAAGAAGCGAGTCGCAACGACGAGCCGAGCCTGTCCAAGGACGCCAAAGAGGCGCTGGTGGGGCATAACTACAAGGGGAACATCCGCGAGTTGAGGAGTATATTGCTGCGTGCCCTGTTCTTCAGGACCGGCAAGATGGTGACCGGGGAGGACATCAGGAAAGCCATTCGCGATGGGTCGCGCGAGCAGGTGGTGCCCGCCTTTGAATTGCTGGCCGAGGAAGTGGCCAGCGACATTCTGAGCGACATCGAGGCGGGGAAGGACTTCTGGGAAGCCGTGTACGAGCCGTACTCGCAGAGCAGGATTTCGAAGGACGTGGTGCGGTTGGTGGTGGAGAGAAGCCGGAGCGTTGCCGGCAAGAGCATGCCCGAAGTCGCGCGGCACCTGAAAGCCGTCACCGGCTCCCCCCAAGAGGACGAGGAAGAGAGAAAGCGATTCTTCAGGTTCAAGAACTTCCTTTACAAAACCGTGAAGATTTGA